The Halopseudomonas sabulinigri genome window below encodes:
- a CDS encoding DUF4153 domain-containing protein encodes MPGFDRINSLHLMVGSFQAVLAYGLYEAAEQAVWPASHAAAFIPLFMLMLFFPFAFYCASQALTVRRWLISFAIALLAAAVGLYQGLTVSGLASNGAVLQADWSPSNLEDYLMPALILGLALFLLLPALALYQRGARVTHARWMQALQQNAQLLMQAALVLGLFWAVLMSASALFGLIGLEFLQELIERSWFSIPLSVLVFSHGVSLAVRHHGVSDYLSDRAGRLCGWLFPLAVLLSVGFVLSWLMQGVGTLLATGHAANLLLWFVTLNLLLLILSVQAGDGPRSSRRWFGWVMLAGALSLLPMVAVAGYALGLRVEQYGLTPARIWAIFVNLVLAVMVLGYLLHALRVVSSPGSPWLRITSGYAAALVVLGILLMLGGPLDPRRISVGSQMARLAEPELDNAALVRFLARDGGRFGTVALLQLAKQTGEPGSAVAVRAALARDALERTDGSSGEALLAIVEGLPVFPADVALPQGLQEKLVDYPVLAGCSADLKARNACLIWQLQLSDHGPVQYLLLKHNAASGPHPVLWRQSADGKWGQVGSIDLQGDCDTEQLGAAQLFDAVVAGQVEQVPKPNRDLAVNGKRIHTALWEQFDCD; translated from the coding sequence ATGCCGGGGTTTGACCGCATCAACAGCCTGCATTTGATGGTAGGTAGTTTTCAGGCCGTGTTGGCCTATGGGTTGTACGAAGCGGCTGAGCAGGCTGTATGGCCTGCGAGCCACGCAGCGGCCTTCATTCCGCTGTTCATGCTCATGCTGTTTTTCCCCTTTGCGTTTTATTGCGCAAGCCAGGCGCTGACGGTACGGCGCTGGCTGATTAGCTTTGCTATCGCCTTGCTGGCGGCGGCAGTGGGCTTGTATCAGGGGCTGACCGTGAGCGGTTTGGCCAGCAACGGCGCGGTGCTGCAGGCAGATTGGTCGCCAAGTAACCTGGAAGACTACCTGATGCCGGCGCTGATTCTTGGACTGGCGCTGTTTCTGCTGCTTCCCGCGCTGGCGCTGTATCAGCGCGGGGCGCGTGTTACGCACGCGCGTTGGATGCAGGCGCTGCAGCAAAACGCCCAGTTACTGATGCAGGCGGCCCTGGTGCTGGGGCTGTTCTGGGCGGTGTTGATGTCGGCCTCGGCATTGTTTGGTTTGATTGGCCTGGAGTTCTTGCAGGAGCTCATCGAACGCAGTTGGTTCTCCATTCCGCTCAGTGTGCTGGTGTTCTCGCACGGTGTGTCGCTAGCGGTACGCCATCACGGCGTTTCCGACTATTTATCGGATCGGGCGGGTCGGTTGTGCGGCTGGCTGTTCCCGCTGGCTGTGCTGTTGAGTGTCGGTTTTGTGCTCAGCTGGCTTATGCAGGGTGTTGGTACGTTATTGGCCACGGGGCATGCGGCCAATCTGTTGTTGTGGTTTGTCACACTGAATCTGTTGCTGCTGATTCTGAGTGTACAGGCTGGTGATGGGCCAAGGTCTTCGCGCCGCTGGTTTGGCTGGGTGATGCTGGCCGGTGCTCTGTCGCTGTTGCCGATGGTTGCAGTCGCCGGTTATGCGCTGGGGTTGCGGGTTGAGCAGTACGGCCTTACGCCTGCGCGCATTTGGGCCATCTTCGTCAACCTGGTGCTGGCCGTCATGGTGCTGGGTTATCTGCTGCACGCGCTGCGGGTTGTTAGCTCGCCCGGATCGCCCTGGTTGCGAATAACCAGCGGCTATGCGGCTGCACTGGTAGTGCTTGGCATCTTGCTGATGCTTGGCGGGCCACTGGATCCGCGGCGTATCAGTGTTGGTAGTCAGATGGCGCGCTTGGCAGAGCCTGAGCTGGATAACGCGGCACTGGTGCGCTTCCTGGCGCGCGACGGCGGCCGTTTTGGCACCGTGGCGCTACTGCAGTTGGCCAAGCAGACGGGCGAGCCAGGCAGTGCGGTGGCGGTGCGCGCCGCGCTCGCACGCGATGCCCTGGAGCGCACCGATGGCAGCTCCGGCGAGGCGTTGTTGGCCATCGTCGAGGGTTTGCCGGTATTTCCTGCCGATGTGGCATTGCCGCAGGGGCTTCAGGAAAAACTCGTGGATTACCCGGTCTTGGCCGGCTGCTCCGCTGATCTGAAGGCGCGCAACGCCTGTCTGATCTGGCAACTGCAGCTTAGCGATCACGGCCCCGTGCAGTACCTGTTGCTGAAGCATAACGCGGCGTCAGGCCCGCACCCGGTGCTGTGGCGACAGTCGGCTGATGGTAAGTGGGGGCAGGTCGGGAGTATTGATTTGCAAGGCGACTGCGATACCGAGCAACTGGGCGCTGCCCAGCTGTTTGATGCGGTAGTGGCGGGCCAGGTAGAGCAGGTGCCAAAACCGAACAGAGACCTGGCGGTCAACGGTAAACGAATTCACACCGCGCTTTGGGAGCAGTTCGACTGCGACTGA
- the brnQ gene encoding branched-chain amino acid transport system II carrier protein, with the protein MKTLKSFDLLALGFMTFALFLGAGNVIFPPSAGLAAGEHMLPTALGFMLTAVGLPLLTLIALARVGGGLAELTTPLGRWPGLVLSVAVYLAIGPLFATPRTTVVSYELGLVPFVQDTWLTLLCYSVLYFAAVIFLALKPGQLVQRVGMFITPVLLLGLTLLGLAAVLFPAGEMAAVSTGYHDGAMLKGFVQGYLTMDTLGALVFGIVITTAIRDRGVSTERLITRYTVMAALVAALGLSLVYLALFYLGSTSSELVAADANGGDILAAYVQFRFGTAGSLLLAVVIILACMTTAVGLLTACGEFFSKLLPASYAQVVWVLGLFSMLVANQGLDSLIQVSIPVLVGLYPLAIVLVCLSLVGAGWARPQNIFRPVMLVTLVFGVIDGLKAAGLMAAEGGWSDALPLAGQSLGWLLPVLVALMLAILVEYLRHGGLRRGAA; encoded by the coding sequence ATGAAAACACTGAAATCATTCGACCTACTGGCGCTGGGTTTCATGACCTTTGCCTTGTTCCTGGGGGCCGGTAACGTCATATTCCCGCCAAGTGCCGGCCTGGCGGCGGGCGAGCACATGCTGCCGACCGCACTGGGCTTCATGCTCACCGCCGTTGGCCTGCCGCTGTTGACGCTGATTGCGCTCGCGCGGGTAGGCGGTGGCCTGGCTGAGTTGACTACGCCACTCGGGCGCTGGCCAGGACTGGTATTGAGCGTAGCGGTTTACCTCGCCATTGGACCTCTGTTTGCCACGCCGCGGACCACTGTGGTGTCTTACGAACTGGGTCTGGTGCCTTTTGTACAGGACACGTGGCTCACCCTGCTGTGCTACAGCGTCCTCTACTTCGCTGCGGTCATCTTCCTGGCACTCAAGCCGGGCCAACTGGTACAGCGTGTGGGTATGTTCATCACGCCGGTCCTATTGCTAGGGCTTACCCTGCTAGGCCTGGCGGCGGTGCTCTTTCCAGCCGGCGAGATGGCCGCTGTCAGCACCGGCTATCACGATGGCGCGATGCTCAAAGGGTTCGTGCAGGGATACCTGACCATGGATACGCTTGGCGCTCTGGTGTTTGGCATCGTGATTACCACGGCTATTCGTGACCGTGGTGTCAGTACCGAGCGTCTGATCACCAGGTACACAGTGATGGCTGCGCTGGTGGCGGCGCTGGGACTGTCGCTGGTGTACCTGGCCCTGTTCTATCTTGGCTCCACCAGCAGTGAGCTGGTGGCTGCCGATGCCAACGGCGGCGACATTCTGGCGGCGTATGTGCAGTTTCGTTTTGGCACGGCGGGTAGCCTGTTGCTGGCGGTGGTCATCATACTGGCCTGTATGACGACGGCCGTGGGCTTGCTGACCGCGTGCGGCGAGTTTTTCAGCAAGCTGCTGCCGGCCAGCTACGCACAGGTAGTGTGGGTTTTGGGGCTGTTCAGCATGCTGGTGGCGAATCAGGGGCTTGATTCCTTGATTCAAGTGTCCATTCCGGTGCTGGTGGGCTTGTATCCGTTGGCTATTGTGTTGGTGTGTCTGAGCTTGGTGGGCGCGGGGTGGGCCAGACCGCAGAATATCTTCCGCCCGGTGATGCTGGTAACCCTGGTGTTTGGTGTGATCGATGGCCTCAAGGCAGCTGGCCTGATGGCGGCGGAGGGTGGCTGGTCTGACGCGCTGCCGCTGGCGGGCCAAAGCCTCGGCTGGCTGCTGCCAGTTCTGGTGGCGCTGATGCTGGCTATACTGGTGGAGTATCTGCGCCATGGTGGATTGCGGCGCGGCGCGGCTTGA
- a CDS encoding DUF599 domain-containing protein has translation MQSFPDAGSLWVNLLAISWFLFCWVGYTYYAQHKGRDTACLASVLHLYRRDWMNRLLLREQRMSDASVIGNLERNTSFFASSTLLILAGLITVLGATDRAQNLLHELPFVAQVSREISELKLLVLMAIFVYAFFTFSWGMRQYNFASVLLGSAPLLGEKNVTEAEKNAYAERMARVLSMAGNEFNLGLRAYYFALGTLTWFINPLLFILTTAGVVLVLYRREFHSDVLDIMMFSPAPIASPVNQEKVE, from the coding sequence ATGCAGTCGTTTCCGGATGCGGGTAGTCTTTGGGTCAATCTGTTGGCCATCAGCTGGTTTCTGTTCTGCTGGGTAGGTTACACCTACTACGCACAGCACAAGGGGCGTGATACCGCCTGTCTTGCCAGCGTTCTGCACTTGTATCGACGTGACTGGATGAATCGCCTGCTGCTGCGTGAGCAGCGCATGTCGGACGCCAGCGTGATTGGTAATCTGGAGCGCAATACTTCCTTTTTTGCCTCCAGCACGCTGCTGATTCTGGCGGGTCTGATCACGGTGCTGGGTGCGACCGACCGCGCGCAGAATCTGCTGCACGAGCTGCCATTTGTGGCGCAGGTCAGTCGCGAGATTTCTGAACTCAAGTTGCTGGTGCTGATGGCGATCTTCGTTTATGCCTTCTTCACCTTTTCCTGGGGTATGCGCCAGTACAACTTTGCCTCGGTTCTCTTGGGTTCGGCGCCGTTGCTGGGCGAGAAGAACGTGACCGAAGCAGAAAAAAATGCTTATGCCGAGCGCATGGCACGGGTGCTGTCGATGGCCGGTAACGAGTTCAACCTCGGGCTGCGGGCCTACTACTTCGCACTGGGTACCCTGACCTGGTTTATCAATCCTTTGCTGTTCATTCTGACCACGGCGGGTGTGGTGCTGGTACTCTATCGCCGTGAGTTCCATTCCGATGTGCTGGATATCATGATGTTCAGCCCGGCCCCCATCGCGTCACCGGTTAATCAGGAGAAGGTCGAATGA
- a CDS encoding MAPEG family protein: MSFMLWCLFFAALLLVFTKVPVAMAMARSGDKGYDNSHPRAQQAALTGWGARAMAAHNNMFEAFPLFAAAVLVVQSTGSVGSLANLLAGLFIVARVLYTLLYLADRSTLRSLVWGVGFICCLIMLVLPAMR; this comes from the coding sequence ATGAGTTTTATGCTCTGGTGTTTGTTCTTTGCCGCATTGCTGCTGGTGTTTACCAAGGTGCCGGTCGCTATGGCCATGGCGCGTAGCGGTGACAAGGGCTACGACAACAGCCACCCGCGCGCGCAGCAGGCGGCATTGACTGGCTGGGGTGCTCGCGCGATGGCCGCGCACAACAACATGTTTGAGGCCTTTCCGTTGTTTGCCGCTGCGGTGCTGGTGGTGCAGTCGACCGGCAGCGTGGGTAGCCTGGCCAACCTGCTGGCAGGCTTGTTTATCGTTGCCCGCGTACTTTATACGCTGTTGTATTTGGCAGATCGTTCGACCTTGCGCAGTCTGGTCTGGGGGGTGGGGTTTATCTGCTGCCTGATCATGCTGGTATTGCCGGCCATGCGTTAG